The Candidatus Edwardsbacteria bacterium genome has a segment encoding these proteins:
- a CDS encoding aspartate carbamoyltransferase catalytic subunit: MKWNKKDLLDLESLSAEEMNMILDTAKSFREVLNRPIKKVPILRGKTIVNMFFEPSTRTSASFDMAAKRLMADTVNISPKTSAVQKGETLLDTARNLEAMKIDLVVMRHSSSGAPHFLASRIKAGVINAGDGQHAHPTQGLLDMFTIKEKRGGFEGLKVLIVGDVTHSRVARSNINGLLKLGAQVSVCGPSTLIPIGIEQLGVKVYYNLDEAIPQADVINVLRLQLERQKKGLLPSLREYSLHFCLDKERMAKAKGDVTIMHPGPMNRGIEIDPDVADGERSVILDQVTNGVAVRMAVLYLLSGGDAPLAEAIKKEA, translated from the coding sequence ATGAAGTGGAATAAAAAGGACCTGCTGGACCTGGAATCGCTGTCGGCCGAGGAGATGAACATGATCCTGGACACCGCCAAAAGCTTCCGGGAGGTGCTCAACCGGCCCATCAAGAAGGTGCCCATCCTTAGGGGCAAGACCATCGTCAATATGTTCTTCGAACCCTCCACCCGCACCTCGGCCTCCTTCGACATGGCCGCCAAACGGCTGATGGCCGACACCGTCAACATTTCGCCCAAGACCTCAGCCGTCCAAAAAGGGGAGACCCTGCTGGATACCGCCCGCAACCTGGAGGCCATGAAGATCGACCTGGTGGTGATGCGGCACTCCTCCTCGGGGGCCCCGCATTTTCTGGCCAGCCGCATCAAGGCCGGAGTGATCAACGCCGGCGACGGACAGCACGCCCACCCCACCCAGGGCCTGTTGGACATGTTCACCATCAAGGAAAAACGGGGCGGGTTCGAGGGGCTGAAGGTGCTGATAGTGGGCGACGTTACCCATTCCCGGGTGGCCCGCTCCAACATCAACGGACTGCTGAAGCTGGGGGCCCAGGTCTCGGTATGCGGCCCATCCACCCTGATCCCCATCGGGATCGAACAGCTGGGGGTCAAGGTGTATTACAACCTGGATGAGGCCATCCCCCAGGCTGACGTCATCAACGTCCTCCGCCTTCAGCTGGAGCGCCAGAAGAAGGGCCTGCTGCCGTCGCTGCGGGAATATTCACTGCACTTCTGTTTGGACAAGGAACGGATGGCCAAGGCCAAGGGGGATGTGACCATCATGCACCCCGGGCCGATGAACCGGGGCATAGAGATAGACCCCGATGTGGCCGACGGCGAGCGGTCGGTGATACTGGACCAGGTGACCAACGGGGTGGCCGTCAGGATGGCGGTGCTCTATCTGCTGTCGGGCGGCGATGCCCCCCTGGCCGAAGCCATAAAGAAGGAGGCATAA
- a CDS encoding sodium-translocating pyrophosphatase, which translates to MDKFLILSLAGGVAALVFAFFKASWVDRQDPGDDKMKVIAGHIREGAMAFLNREYRVLAIFVVVVAIILGLINMKQEGSSILVALSFVVGAFCSGLAGYFGMKVATKANVRTTQGAKTGLPKALMVAFSGGTVMGMSVVGLGLAGLTILFLLYTKVLGFGTGDEFQLARLLSVISGFSLGASSIALFARVGGGIYTKAADVGADLVGKVEAGIPEDDPRNPAVIADNVGDNVGDVAGMGADLFESYVGAIVGAMVLGVFYSINLVMLPLVLAALGIGASILGTFVVRMKDNGDPQKALNLGTFGAGALAIIFMYPVIRWLVPGAVNFSVNPTGTLITLNAGGIFGAVVVGLVSGIAIGLLTEYYTSESRSPARNIAKQALTGPATTIIGGLALGMMSTALPMTCISIAIVAAYQFAGLYGIAIAAVGMLSTTGIQLAVDAYGPIADNAGGIAQMSRQAPEVRERTDKLDAVGNTTAAIGKGFAIGSAALTALALFSAFQAAVGIDKIDISQPKVIAGLFMGGMLPFLFSSMALKAVGAAAFEMVAEVRRQFKEIPGLLEGKPGAEADYAKCVDISTAAAIKRMILPGLLAVVSPVIFGLWNIEALGGLLAGVTVSGVLLAIFMSNSGGAWDNAKKHIEGGQHGGKGSSAHMAAVVGDTVGDPFKDTAGPSLNILIKLMSVVALVIAPFLKSLAR; encoded by the coding sequence ATGGATAAATTCTTGATCCTTTCACTGGCGGGCGGAGTGGCTGCCCTGGTTTTCGCATTTTTCAAGGCCTCCTGGGTGGACCGCCAGGATCCCGGAGATGATAAAATGAAAGTGATAGCCGGGCATATCCGCGAGGGGGCCATGGCCTTTCTCAACCGCGAATACAGGGTGCTGGCCATTTTTGTGGTGGTGGTGGCCATCATTCTGGGGCTGATCAATATGAAGCAGGAGGGCTCCAGTATCTTGGTGGCGCTGTCCTTCGTGGTGGGCGCCTTCTGTAGCGGATTGGCCGGCTACTTCGGAATGAAGGTGGCCACCAAGGCCAATGTGCGCACCACCCAGGGCGCCAAGACCGGGCTGCCCAAAGCACTGATGGTGGCCTTCTCCGGCGGAACGGTGATGGGCATGTCGGTGGTGGGACTGGGCCTGGCCGGGTTGACCATCCTTTTCCTGCTGTATACCAAGGTCTTGGGTTTCGGCACCGGCGACGAATTTCAACTGGCCCGGCTGCTGTCGGTGATCTCGGGATTCTCGCTGGGCGCCTCGTCCATCGCCCTGTTCGCCCGGGTGGGCGGGGGCATCTACACCAAGGCGGCCGACGTGGGGGCCGATCTGGTGGGCAAGGTGGAGGCCGGTATCCCGGAGGACGACCCCCGCAATCCGGCGGTGATCGCCGACAACGTGGGTGACAACGTGGGCGACGTGGCCGGCATGGGGGCCGATCTTTTCGAATCCTACGTGGGCGCCATCGTGGGGGCCATGGTGCTGGGGGTCTTCTACAGCATCAACCTGGTCATGCTGCCGCTGGTGCTGGCCGCCCTGGGCATCGGCGCATCCATCCTGGGAACCTTTGTGGTCCGGATGAAGGACAACGGCGACCCCCAGAAGGCCCTTAACCTGGGCACCTTCGGGGCCGGGGCTCTGGCCATCATCTTCATGTATCCGGTGATAAGATGGCTGGTGCCCGGCGCGGTGAATTTCAGCGTCAATCCCACCGGCACCCTGATCACCCTGAACGCCGGCGGGATCTTCGGGGCGGTGGTGGTCGGTCTGGTGTCCGGTATCGCCATCGGCCTGCTGACCGAATATTACACTTCGGAATCCAGAAGCCCGGCCAGAAACATTGCCAAGCAGGCATTGACCGGCCCGGCCACCACCATCATCGGGGGGCTGGCCCTGGGGATGATGTCCACCGCTTTGCCGATGACCTGCATCTCCATAGCCATAGTGGCCGCCTACCAGTTTGCCGGCCTGTACGGCATCGCCATCGCCGCAGTGGGAATGCTTTCCACCACCGGCATCCAGCTGGCGGTGGACGCCTACGGCCCGATCGCCGACAACGCCGGAGGCATCGCCCAGATGAGCCGCCAGGCGCCTGAGGTCCGGGAGCGCACCGACAAGCTGGATGCGGTGGGCAACACCACCGCGGCCATAGGCAAGGGCTTTGCCATAGGCTCGGCGGCCCTGACCGCTCTGGCCCTGTTCTCGGCCTTTCAGGCGGCGGTCGGGATCGACAAGATCGATATCTCCCAGCCCAAGGTCATCGCCGGGCTGTTCATGGGCGGCATGCTGCCTTTCCTGTTCAGCTCCATGGCCCTGAAGGCGGTGGGCGCGGCCGCCTTCGAGATGGTGGCCGAGGTGCGCCGCCAGTTCAAGGAGATCCCCGGCCTGCTGGAAGGGAAGCCGGGGGCCGAGGCCGATTATGCCAAATGCGTGGACATCTCCACCGCGGCGGCCATCAAGCGGATGATCCTGCCGGGCCTGCTGGCGGTGGTCTCCCCGGTGATCTTCGGATTGTGGAACATCGAGGCCCTGGGCGGCCTGCTGGCCGGGGTGACGGTCAGCGGAGTGCTGCTGGCCATCTTCATGTCCAACTCGGGCGGGGCCTGGGACAATGCCAAGAAGCACATCGAGGGCGGACAGCACGGGGGCAAGGGCTCCAGCGCCCACATGGCGGCGGTGGTGGGCGACACGGTGGGCGATCCCTTCAAGGATACCGCCGGCCCGTCGCTGAACATCCTGATCAAGCTGATGAGCGTGGTGGCCCTGGTGATCGCGCCGTTCCTGAAATCGCTGGCCAGATAA
- a CDS encoding TrkA family potassium uptake protein, with protein sequence MRQFAVIGLGQFGSSVALSLAEKGCDVLAIDSDQDRVDEISEQVSQSVTVDAADEKALKSLGMKDIDVAIVSTGEDIEASISIVLILKEIGVKEIIAKAVTPIHGTILKKVGADRVVFPERDMGERIAESLASPNVMDYSEISDTHSIVELVAPKKFWTKKISELRFEENAMVSIVAIKRKVPVVTAEGETEFREEINIKPSPEEKINRSDILIMIGSFEGIQKVRGIQ encoded by the coding sequence ATGAGGCAATTTGCGGTAATAGGACTGGGACAGTTCGGGTCCAGCGTGGCCCTGTCGCTGGCCGAAAAGGGCTGCGATGTGCTGGCCATAGACAGCGATCAGGACCGGGTGGATGAGATCTCGGAACAGGTCAGCCAGTCGGTGACGGTGGATGCCGCCGACGAGAAAGCGCTGAAATCTTTAGGCATGAAGGACATCGACGTGGCCATCGTGTCCACCGGGGAGGACATCGAGGCCTCCATCTCCATCGTGCTGATCCTCAAGGAGATCGGGGTCAAGGAGATCATCGCCAAGGCGGTGACCCCCATTCACGGCACCATCCTTAAAAAGGTGGGGGCCGACCGGGTGGTCTTCCCGGAGAGGGACATGGGGGAGCGGATAGCCGAGAGCCTGGCCTCTCCCAATGTCATGGATTACAGCGAGATCTCCGATACCCACAGCATCGTCGAACTGGTGGCTCCCAAAAAATTCTGGACCAAGAAGATCTCTGAGTTGAGATTTGAGGAGAACGCGATGGTATCCATAGTGGCCATCAAGCGAAAGGTGCCGGTGGTCACAGCGGAGGGGGAGACCGAGTTCCGTGAGGAGATCAACATAAAACCATCCCCCGAGGAGAAGATCAACCGCTCGGATATCCTGATAATGATCGGCAGTTTTGAAGGCATCCAGAAGGTCCGGGGGATCCAATAA
- a CDS encoding tetratricopeptide repeat protein, producing MNGDNSQELEKKLAQKKKDIDTIIEVGKFYFLNQKFDEAVAEYKKAIALDSKCIDAYYNLGITLEAISDQDGARDAFAKVIALEPGNKGALEHYDRLVEK from the coding sequence ATGAACGGCGACAACAGCCAGGAACTGGAGAAAAAACTGGCCCAGAAAAAAAAGGATATCGACACCATCATCGAGGTGGGCAAGTTCTATTTTCTGAACCAGAAATTCGACGAGGCGGTGGCGGAATATAAGAAAGCCATAGCCCTGGACAGCAAGTGCATCGACGCCTACTACAATCTGGGCATCACTCTGGAGGCCATCAGCGACCAGGACGGCGCCCGGGACGCCTTTGCCAAAGTGATCGCACTGGAGCCGGGCAACAAGGGGGCCCTGGAGCATTACGACCGGTTGGTGGAGAAATGA
- a CDS encoding dihydroorotase — MSKSTIQNPQSRIHLKGGRVIDPQNHRDEVLDILIEEGRITGIGAKMDNARAEVIDIKGQYVFPGLVDMHVHLREPGREDEETIASGSRAAAAGGFTAIACMPNTQPVIDSQGLVQFIKSRQIPECRVYPVGAVTKGSLGEELAEIGDMYQSGIVGISDDGKPVTNSNLMRRALDYCRMFDIPVISHCEDKFLSADGAMNEGALATKLGLRGIPNAAEAAMAARDVMLADLTGGRVHIAHVSCAETVDIIRRAKRAGIKVTAETCPQYFILSQEAVIGYDSMMRVNPPLRSKADVMTIIDALKDGTIDCIATDHAPHSSEEKEVEFDQAPCGMLGLETSLGLCWTHLVERNILTVSQLVEKMAVNPARILKIQNSIEPEAQANLTIFDPLSEWEVDPSKFRSKSRNTPFKGCKIKGKAVMTIVDGHLIKI, encoded by the coding sequence ATGAGTAAATCCACAATCCAGAATCCACAATCCAGAATCCACCTCAAGGGCGGCCGGGTGATAGACCCCCAGAATCACCGGGATGAGGTGCTGGACATCCTGATCGAGGAGGGCCGGATCACCGGGATCGGGGCCAAGATGGATAACGCCCGGGCCGAAGTCATCGACATCAAGGGCCAGTATGTCTTCCCCGGCCTGGTGGACATGCATGTCCACCTGCGCGAACCCGGCCGGGAGGACGAGGAGACCATCGCCTCCGGATCCCGGGCAGCGGCAGCCGGAGGTTTTACCGCCATCGCCTGCATGCCAAACACCCAGCCGGTGATCGACAGCCAGGGGCTGGTTCAGTTCATAAAATCCCGGCAGATCCCCGAATGCCGGGTCTATCCGGTGGGCGCCGTCACCAAGGGATCGCTGGGCGAGGAGCTGGCCGAGATCGGAGACATGTATCAGTCCGGCATCGTAGGCATATCCGACGACGGCAAGCCGGTCACCAATTCCAACCTGATGCGCCGGGCCCTGGATTACTGCCGGATGTTCGACATCCCGGTGATATCCCACTGCGAGGACAAGTTCCTGTCGGCCGACGGCGCCATGAACGAGGGGGCCCTGGCCACCAAGCTGGGACTGCGGGGGATCCCCAATGCCGCCGAGGCCGCCATGGCCGCCCGGGACGTGATGCTGGCCGACCTGACCGGGGGCCGGGTCCATATCGCCCATGTCTCCTGCGCCGAGACGGTGGACATCATCCGCCGGGCCAAGCGGGCCGGGATCAAGGTGACCGCCGAGACCTGCCCCCAGTACTTCATATTAAGCCAGGAGGCGGTGATCGGCTACGATTCCATGATGCGGGTCAATCCCCCGCTGCGCAGCAAGGCCGATGTTATGACCATCATCGACGCCCTCAAGGACGGCACCATCGACTGCATAGCCACCGACCATGCCCCCCACTCCTCCGAGGAGAAGGAGGTGGAGTTCGACCAGGCCCCCTGCGGGATGCTGGGGCTGGAGACCTCCTTGGGGCTCTGCTGGACCCACCTGGTGGAGAGGAATATCCTGACGGTCTCGCAGCTGGTGGAGAAGATGGCCGTCAATCCGGCCAGGATATTAAAGATCCAAAACTCGATAGAGCCTGAAGCCCAGGCTAATCTGACCATATTTGATCCCCTGTCCGAATGGGAAGTGGATCCCTCAAAGTTCAGATCCAAAAGCCGGAACACCCCGTTCAAGGGATGCAAGATCAAGGGCAAGGCGGTTATGACCATAGTGGACGGGCATCTGATAAAAATCTAG
- the nadB gene encoding L-aspartate oxidase produces MMPATDFLVIGSGIAGLTFALKAAEHGMVTIVTKKDDTESNTNYAQGGVAAVFGSDDGIEDHIRDTIEAGAGLCNQEAVRAMVSEGPELVRELSQMGVGFTMNTQGGLDLGKEGGHSKRRIVHAKDYTGFEIERALVAKTRGHSNITVLEHHLAIDLITGRQGERISCLGAYVLDTRTGEIEGYSAGITFLATGGGGQVYLHTTNPAIATGDGIAMAYRAGATIANLEFVQFHPTTLYQSSFEENERSFLISEAVRGEGGVLCDKGGRKFMPGYHPRADLAPRDVVARAIDSELKASGEMCVFLDISSIGPEKFQKRFPNIFQGCQQRAIDLGRGLIPVVPAAHYLCGGVRTDLWGRSDISRLYSAGETACTGAHGANRLASNSLLEALVFAVRAARAASDESRSPDSIPPWDYVGSVQSRERVVVSHNRHAVRLLMWNYVGIVRSDKRLSMAKNRLQAIAGEIRDYYWKYRVTADLVELRNLVSLAGLVIDCAYNRKESRGLHYTQDHPEKDDRHFLRDTLANSGGINLS; encoded by the coding sequence ATTATGCCCGCAACCGATTTTCTGGTCATAGGCTCCGGCATTGCCGGGCTGACCTTCGCTCTCAAGGCGGCGGAGCACGGCATGGTGACCATTGTCACCAAGAAGGACGACACCGAGTCCAACACCAACTACGCCCAGGGCGGGGTGGCGGCGGTGTTCGGCTCCGATGACGGCATCGAGGACCACATCCGGGACACCATCGAGGCCGGGGCCGGGCTGTGCAACCAGGAGGCGGTCCGGGCCATGGTCAGCGAGGGGCCGGAGCTGGTGCGGGAACTTTCCCAAATGGGGGTGGGCTTCACCATGAACACCCAGGGGGGGCTGGACCTGGGCAAGGAGGGCGGGCACTCCAAAAGAAGGATAGTCCACGCCAAGGATTACACCGGGTTCGAGATCGAACGGGCCCTGGTGGCCAAGACCCGGGGGCACTCCAACATCACCGTGCTGGAGCACCACCTGGCCATAGACCTGATCACCGGCCGGCAGGGCGAAAGAATCAGCTGTCTGGGGGCCTATGTGCTGGACACCAGGACCGGGGAGATCGAAGGCTATTCCGCCGGAATAACCTTCCTGGCCACCGGCGGGGGCGGTCAGGTCTACCTGCATACCACCAACCCGGCCATTGCCACCGGCGACGGCATAGCCATGGCCTACCGGGCCGGGGCCACCATCGCCAACCTGGAGTTCGTCCAGTTCCATCCCACCACCCTGTACCAGTCATCATTTGAAGAGAACGAACGCTCCTTTCTGATATCCGAGGCGGTGCGGGGGGAGGGCGGTGTGCTGTGCGACAAGGGCGGCCGGAAATTCATGCCCGGCTATCATCCCAGGGCCGACCTGGCCCCCCGGGATGTGGTGGCCCGGGCCATAGATTCGGAATTGAAGGCCTCGGGCGAGATGTGCGTCTTTCTGGACATCTCCTCCATCGGACCGGAGAAATTCCAAAAAAGGTTTCCCAATATCTTTCAGGGCTGCCAGCAGCGGGCCATAGACCTGGGCCGGGGGCTGATCCCGGTGGTGCCGGCCGCCCATTATCTATGCGGCGGGGTGAGGACCGACCTGTGGGGGCGCAGCGACATCAGCCGGCTGTATTCCGCCGGGGAGACCGCCTGCACCGGGGCCCACGGGGCCAACCGGCTGGCATCCAACTCCCTGCTGGAGGCCCTGGTCTTCGCCGTCCGGGCCGCCAGGGCGGCAAGTGATGAATCAAGATCCCCCGATAGCATTCCGCCCTGGGACTACGTGGGCTCGGTCCAGAGCCGGGAAAGGGTGGTGGTCAGCCATAACCGGCATGCCGTCAGGCTGCTGATGTGGAACTATGTGGGGATAGTACGCTCCGATAAAAGATTGTCCATGGCCAAAAACAGGCTGCAGGCCATCGCCGGTGAGATCAGGGATTATTACTGGAAATACCGGGTGACGGCCGACCTGGTGGAACTGCGGAACCTGGTGAGCCTGGCCGGGCTGGTGATAGATTGTGCCTACAACCGCAAGGAATCCAGGGGCCTGCATTACACCCAGGACCACCCGGAGAAGGACGACCGGCATTTTCTGAGGGATACCCTGGCCAACTCGGGAGGCATCAATTTATCTTGA
- the ychF gene encoding redox-regulated ATPase YchF, translating to MQLGIIGLPQSGKTTIFNALTKSCIKVGEYSTGCEVHIGVVKMPDPRLEKLTAMFNPKKKVPATITYVDIGGMSKGASGHGGLGTEFLTQMHGMEAVILVLRGFDGSEGKANPLDDYTTIATELLLSDMAMIERRIEKVKKDLGKIKKPELEKELALLDKCRVHLEGEKPIRALGLSPEESKALRSFQLLTEKPILLVLNYPEGAGPSAVAAEFEKQTGETITPLCGSIEMDIAQMSDDEAKEFLNELKIEEPALNKMIRTSFLLLGKINFFTVGEDECRAWTIPAHTKAPQAAGAIHSDLERGFIRAEAVSYDHLIETGGYAGAREKGYVRLEGKEYIVKDGDILNIKFNV from the coding sequence TTGCAATTAGGAATAATCGGACTGCCTCAGTCGGGCAAGACCACCATCTTCAACGCCCTGACCAAATCCTGTATCAAGGTGGGCGAATACTCCACCGGGTGCGAGGTGCACATTGGCGTGGTCAAAATGCCTGACCCACGATTGGAAAAGCTGACCGCCATGTTCAATCCCAAGAAAAAGGTCCCGGCCACCATCACCTATGTGGACATCGGGGGCATGTCCAAGGGGGCCTCCGGGCACGGCGGGTTGGGCACGGAATTCCTGACCCAGATGCATGGCATGGAGGCGGTCATTCTGGTCCTGCGGGGCTTTGACGGATCCGAGGGCAAAGCCAACCCGTTGGACGATTATACCACCATCGCCACCGAGCTGCTGCTTTCCGACATGGCCATGATCGAACGCCGGATAGAGAAGGTGAAGAAGGACCTGGGAAAGATCAAAAAACCGGAACTGGAGAAGGAACTGGCCCTGCTGGATAAATGCCGGGTCCACCTGGAAGGGGAGAAACCCATCAGGGCGCTGGGCCTCAGCCCCGAGGAATCAAAGGCTCTGCGCAGTTTTCAGCTGCTGACCGAAAAGCCGATTCTGCTGGTGCTGAATTATCCGGAGGGAGCGGGTCCTTCTGCGGTGGCCGCTGAATTTGAGAAGCAGACCGGGGAGACCATCACTCCCTTGTGCGGGTCCATCGAGATGGACATCGCCCAGATGTCCGATGACGAGGCCAAGGAGTTCCTCAACGAGTTAAAGATAGAGGAGCCGGCCCTGAACAAGATGATCCGGACCTCCTTCCTATTACTGGGCAAAATAAATTTCTTCACGGTGGGCGAGGACGAATGCCGGGCCTGGACCATTCCGGCCCATACCAAGGCCCCCCAGGCAGCCGGGGCCATTCACAGCGACCTGGAGCGGGGCTTCATCCGGGCGGAGGCGGTCAGCTACGACCACCTGATCGAGACCGGCGGCTATGCCGGGGCCAGGGAGAAGGGCTATGTCCGTCTGGAGGGCAAGGAGTATATCGTCAAGGACGGGGATATACTGAACATCAAATTCAACGTGTAG
- the pyrR gene encoding bifunctional pyr operon transcriptional regulator/uracil phosphoribosyltransferase PyrR, producing MTKQKAVIMDAKQVERAMIRIAHEIVEQNMGTKDLIIIGIKRRGDTLGKRIAKLISDIEKVDIPYGAIDITFYRDDLQTIAHQPVVNQTDLHLDVTGKTVILVDDVLYTGRTVRAAIDEILDFGRPRSIELAVLIDRGHRELPIRANYVGKNVPTSHKEIIAVRTQEEDGEEKVIIKELSDEVE from the coding sequence ATGACCAAACAGAAAGCAGTCATAATGGACGCCAAACAGGTGGAGCGGGCCATGATCAGGATCGCCCATGAGATAGTGGAGCAGAACATGGGCACCAAGGACCTGATCATCATCGGCATCAAGCGGCGGGGCGATACCCTGGGCAAGCGGATAGCCAAGCTGATCAGCGACATCGAAAAAGTGGATATCCCCTACGGGGCCATCGACATCACCTTCTACCGGGATGACCTGCAGACCATCGCCCACCAGCCGGTGGTCAATCAGACCGACCTGCATCTGGACGTGACCGGCAAGACGGTGATCCTGGTGGACGATGTATTATATACCGGGCGCACGGTCAGGGCGGCCATAGACGAGATCCTGGATTTCGGGCGCCCCCGGAGCATCGAACTGGCGGTGCTGATAGACCGGGGCCACCGGGAGCTGCCCATCAGGGCCAACTATGTGGGCAAGAACGTCCCCACCTCGCACAAGGAGATAATCGCGGTCCGCACCCAGGAGGAGGACGGCGAGGAGAAGGTGATCATAAAGGAGCTGAGCGATGAAGTGGAATAA
- a CDS encoding PTS sugar transporter subunit IIA, with translation MAIKLFNLIDESLVIPELASQDADSVLRELIARAFGSKKLSAMETAEEMRDMVPGVGSQMGRNIIQRGETELFDRIKYRESLGTTGIGEGVAIPHARNQLVKEMVLLLGRSKNGVDFSSLDGKPVHIFFLLLIPQEEKVKNLAVLAEIARMVKKPGFIAQLLEAPDAKALYKALKKAEE, from the coding sequence ATGGCCATAAAATTATTCAACCTGATAGACGAATCGCTGGTCATCCCCGAACTTGCCTCGCAGGATGCCGACAGTGTCCTGCGGGAGCTTATCGCCAGGGCCTTCGGCAGCAAAAAGCTGTCGGCCATGGAGACGGCCGAGGAGATGCGGGACATGGTCCCCGGGGTCGGCTCACAGATGGGCCGGAACATCATTCAGCGGGGCGAGACCGAGCTGTTCGACAGGATCAAATACCGGGAATCCCTGGGAACCACCGGCATCGGTGAGGGGGTGGCCATACCCCATGCCAGGAATCAGCTGGTGAAGGAGATGGTGCTGCTGCTGGGCCGCTCGAAGAACGGGGTGGACTTCTCCTCACTGGACGGCAAACCGGTGCATATTTTTTTTCTTTTGCTGATCCCCCAGGAGGAGAAGGTGAAGAATCTGGCGGTGCTGGCGGAGATAGCCCGGATGGTCAAAAAGCCCGGATTCATCGCCCAGCTGTTGGAAGCCCCGGATGCCAAGGCGTTATATAAGGCCCTCAAGAAAGCCGAGGAATGA
- a CDS encoding TrkH family potassium uptake protein, whose protein sequence is MKLERKIYNQIFRVEMTPARILVLGFSIAILLGAGLLYLPFSTTAGHRCSFVDALYTSTSAVCVTGLIVKDTAKDFTPAGKIIILFLIQIGGLGYMSLATVLSLMVGRKISLRERLIIQEAYNVLTLEGLARFATRILRVTIVLEGLGAVILSLHWWKLGFPLSKALELGIFHSVSAFCNAGFSLFSNGLLDYAADPVVSLTVCGLIVSGGLGFIAISDIYKTGIQRTEKKLTAHSKLVIMMTLSLIITGTILIYMLERNNTLINLSASGKWLAALFQSVTPRTAGFNTVNIGLMHFPTLMLIIILMFIGASPGGTGGGIKTTTFGVMMASIWTTLTGRSRVLIFKKRLEHALINRAFVLSAIAAMMLVLVTLLLLQAEISHFTAERMMPVLFEVVSAFGTVGLSIGSSLNPLLSFSYDFGNWGKLLIILTMFAGRLGPLTMGSAVVWRRKDQPFEYPEAKVLIG, encoded by the coding sequence ATGAAGCTGGAAAGAAAAATATACAACCAGATCTTCCGCGTGGAGATGACCCCGGCCCGGATACTAGTCCTGGGCTTTTCTATTGCCATCCTGCTGGGCGCCGGACTGCTGTACCTGCCGTTCTCCACCACCGCCGGCCACCGCTGCAGCTTTGTCGATGCCCTGTACACCTCCACTTCGGCGGTCTGCGTCACCGGACTTATCGTCAAGGACACCGCCAAGGACTTTACGCCGGCCGGGAAAATAATAATACTTTTCCTGATTCAGATAGGCGGGTTGGGATACATGTCCTTGGCCACGGTCCTGTCTTTGATGGTGGGCCGGAAGATATCCTTGCGGGAGCGGCTGATCATCCAGGAGGCCTATAACGTGCTCACCCTGGAGGGCCTGGCCCGTTTCGCCACCAGGATCCTGAGGGTAACCATTGTACTGGAAGGCCTAGGGGCGGTCATTTTGAGCCTGCACTGGTGGAAGTTGGGGTTCCCCCTTTCCAAAGCCTTGGAGCTGGGAATATTTCATTCGGTCTCGGCCTTTTGCAACGCAGGCTTTTCATTATTCTCCAACGGCCTGCTGGATTACGCCGCCGATCCGGTGGTGTCTCTAACTGTCTGTGGGCTGATAGTGTCAGGGGGGCTGGGGTTCATTGCCATCAGCGACATCTATAAGACCGGCATCCAGAGGACAGAGAAAAAGCTGACGGCCCACAGCAAGCTGGTGATAATGATGACCTTGAGCCTTATTATTACGGGAACGATATTGATATATATGCTGGAACGGAATAACACCCTGATCAATTTATCGGCATCCGGCAAGTGGCTGGCTGCATTGTTCCAATCGGTGACGCCGCGGACGGCCGGTTTCAATACCGTCAACATCGGCCTGATGCATTTCCCCACCCTGATGCTGATAATAATCCTGATGTTCATCGGGGCCTCGCCGGGCGGCACCGGCGGCGGCATTAAGACCACCACCTTCGGGGTGATGATGGCCTCCATCTGGACCACCCTCACCGGGCGCAGCCGGGTGCTGATCTTCAAGAAGCGACTGGAACATGCATTAATCAACCGGGCCTTCGTATTAAGCGCCATAGCCGCCATGATGCTGGTGTTGGTCACCCTGTTGCTGCTCCAGGCGGAGATCTCCCATTTTACCGCCGAGAGGATGATGCCGGTGTTGTTCGAGGTGGTCTCCGCCTTCGGCACGGTGGGGCTGTCCATCGGTTCGTCCCTCAATCCGCTGTTAAGCTTTTCCTACGATTTCGGCAATTGGGGGAAATTGCTGATCATCCTGACCATGTTCGCCGGGAGGCTGGGGCCGCTGACCATGGGCAGCGCGGTGGTATGGCGCCGCAAGGACCAACCTTTCGAATACCCCGAGGCCAAGGTGCTGATCGGGTGA